Within the Pseudomonas putida genome, the region ATACTGACTTCGACGCCTTGGGCGATCACCGGCAGCAGGCCCATCGGGGTGAATTCGGTAGTGCCGATGCCGAAGGCGCCAATCGCCAGGGCAAACAGAACCCGTTTTGGGGAAAGCGTGCTCATCAGGAGCTCCGATTGAAAGGTCAATGAGCAGTCGCACCGGCCGGGAACGGGCCGGTGCCGACCTGCAGGGTTCATCAGTCCCAGGCGGGCGCCAGGCTATCCGGGCTGACTTCACGGCCATTGCGCTCGAGCGAGGCGATGCGCGCCATGTCCTCGGCATCCAGTTTCAGGCTGCAGGCGAGCAGGTTGCTGGCCAGGTTCTCGCGCTTGGTGGAGGAGGGGGTCACTGCGTAACCCAGCTGCATGGCCCAGGCCAGGGCCACCTGGGCGACGGTGGCCTTGTGCTTGCTGGCGATCTCGGCCAGTACCGGATCCTTGAGCACTTTGCCGTAGGCCAGGGTCATGTACGAGGTGACGGTGATGCCCTGGTCCTTGAGGTAGGCAGCCAGCTTGGCGTTTTGCAGGTAGGGGCTGAGCTCCACCTGGTTGGTGGCGATTTCACCTTGGCCGACCACGTCGATGGCTTGGCGGGTGAGTTCGATGTTGAAGTTGGACACGCCGATCTGGCGGGTCAGGCCGAGTTTCTTGGCGTCGGCCATGGCGCTCATGTATTCGGCCAGTTCGATGCCATTCCCTGGGGCTGGCCAGTGGATCAGCAGCAGGTCGACGTAGTCGGTGCGCAGTTTGGCCAGGCTTTCGCGCAAGCTGGGGACCAACCGGTCTGCAGCATAGTTGTCGACCCAGATCTTGGTGGTGATGAACAGCTCGCTGCGCGCTACGCCGCTTTCGGCAATGGCCTGGCCGACGTCGGCTTCGTTCTTGTAGATCTGTGCTGTGTCGATGGCCCGATAGCCCAGCGCCAGGGCCGACTTGACCGAATCGATGACGGCCTGGCCGGTGAGGCGGTAGGTGCCAAGGCCGAAGGATGGAATGCTCATGGGGCTGCTCCTGCTGAGTGATTGGGGTTGAGCCAGAGCTTAGGTGCCCGGGTGCCCAAGTCGTTCGAATGGGGAGCAGTGTGGGGGTTTTGCAGGCGTTGATTAAGACGGGGCAATGCCAAGGTCTTTTGCGCTGAAGTCACGAATCATCCGCTGGCTCGTGAATCAGGTGCGGTAAACACCTTTGCTGGGGCAGGCAGGCACGGCCACCCTGCGGTGGCCATGCCGAGTGACGATCAACGGCGGCGGAACAGCGGCAGCGGCTCGTCGGTGGCGGCCTGGTAGGTCACCGAGAAGTCCTTCAGCCCCTGCAGGGCATCTTCCGGGTCCTTGTCGGCACGGATGGCGAAGGCATCGAAACCGCAGCGGGCCATGTAGAACAGTTGGTCACGGAGCACGTCGCCGATGGCGCGCAGCTCGCCCTTGAACTGGTAGCGGTCACGCAGCAGGCGCGCATTGGAATAGTTGCGCCCGTCGGTGAAGGCCGGGAAGTTCAGGGCGATGACCTGAAAGTGCTGCACGTCGTCGCCGATCTCTTCCGCTTGTTCATCGCTGTCCAGCCACACGCCCAGGCCACCGTCGCGGGCCTTGAGCAGGTGGGCATGGTCACGCCACAGTTGCAGGGGGACGATGTAGTCGTCGCAGTTGGTCAGCTCGTCGATCGTGGTTTCCTTGGGCAGCAGGTGCCAGGTTTCGTCGACGATCTGGTTGTTCTTAATGATTCGCTGCATAGACGCGTTCCTTGAAGGGGTCGATGCCGATACGCTGGTAGGTGTCGATGAAACGCTCTTCCTCGGTACGTTGTTCAACGTACACGGCGATCAGCTTCTCGATCACGTCGGCCATGTCATCCTGGGCGAAGGACGGGCCGAGGATCTTGCCCAGGCTCGCGTCACGTGCGGCGTTGCCACCCAGGGACACCTGGTAGAACTCCTCGCCCTTCTTATCCACGCCAAGGATACCGATGTGCCCGACGTGGTGGTGGCCGCAGGCGTTCATGCAACCGGAGATATTCAGATCGATCTCGCCGATGTCGAACAGGTAGTCCAGGTCGTCGAAGCGGCGCTGGATGGATTCGGCGATCGGGATCGACTTGGCGTTGGCCAGCGAGCAGTAGTCCCCGCCCGGGCAGCAGATGATGTCGGTCAGCAGGCCGATGTTCGGCGTGGCGAAACCACCTTCGCGCAGCTCCAGCCACAGGGCATGCAGCTGACGCTGCTCGACGTCGGCAAGAATGATGTTCTGCTCGTGCGAGGTGCGCAGGAAGCCGAAGCTGTAGCGCTCTGCCAGGTCCGCCACGGCGTCCAGCTGCTTGTCGGTGAGGTCTCCCGGGGCAACGCCGGTGGGCTTGAGCGACAGGGTCACGGCCACGTAGCCAGGGCGCTTGTGGGCACGGGTGTTGCGCGAGCGCCAGCGGGCGAAGCCTGGGTTCTCGGCGTCCTGGGCGCTGTAGTCGACGTTGTCCAGGGCCAGGTAGTCCGGGTCGATGAAGTGGCGCGAAACACGCTGCACTTCTTCTTCGGTCAGGGTCGTGCTGCCGCCACGCAGGTGGGCCATTTCGGCCTCGACCTTCTCGGCAAACACCTCTGGGGTCAGGGCCTTGACCAGGATCTTGATCCGCGCCTTGTACTTGTTGTCACGGCGGCCGTAACGGTTGTACACGCGCAGGATGGCGTCCAGGTAGCTGATCAGGTCCTGCCACGGCAGGAATTCATTGATGAACGAACCGACCACCGGGGTGCGGCCCAGGCCACCACCGACCAGCACACGGAAGCCCAGCTCACCGGCAGCGTTGCGCACCGGTTCCAGGCCGATGTCGTGTACTTCGATGGCAGCGCGGTCTTCCTTCGAGCCGTTGATCGCGATCTTGAACTTGCGCGGCAGGTAGGCGAACTCTGGGTGGAAGGTGGTCCACTGGCGAACGATTTCGCACCAGGGGCGCGGGTCGATGACTTCGTCTGCGGCCACACCGGCGAATTGGTCGGTGGTGGTGTTGCGCAGGCAGTTGCCGCTGGTCTGGATCGCGTGCATCTGCACGGTGGCCAGTTCGGCAAGGATGTCTGGAATATCTTCAAGTGCCGGCCAGTTGAACTGCACGTTCTGGCGGGTAGAGATATGGGCGTAGCCCTTGTCGTAATCGCGGGCGATCTTGGCCAGGGTGCGGACCTGGCGGGCGTTCAGCTGGCCGTAGGGCACGGCGACGCGCAGCATCGGGGCGAAACGCTGGATATAGAGGCCGTTCTGCAGGCGCAGAGGGCGGAATTCTTCTTCGCTCAGCTCACCGGCCAGGTAGCGGCGGGTCTGATCACGGAACTGCTTGACGCGGTCCTCGATGATCCGCTGATCGTACTCGTCGTATACGTACATAAAAGTCCTGTCTCAGGCTGCATGCAGCTATTCGCGCGCACGGCCGCGCACTCCGGTTCGGAGCGGGGAAACGATATCAGGTTGCGTTTATGCGCTAAAGTGATGTTTTTGCATATGAAAAGAACCAAACGAACTAAGTGAGATTGACTGGCATTTGTCCGTCACTCAGTGCCGCAGGTTTATACTCGTGGGTTTGTTGGTAAGGATGTAACCGCATGCTCAAGGCATTG harbors:
- a CDS encoding DUF934 domain-containing protein translates to MQRIIKNNQIVDETWHLLPKETTIDELTNCDDYIVPLQLWRDHAHLLKARDGGLGVWLDSDEQAEEIGDDVQHFQVIALNFPAFTDGRNYSNARLLRDRYQFKGELRAIGDVLRDQLFYMARCGFDAFAIRADKDPEDALQGLKDFSVTYQAATDEPLPLFRRR
- a CDS encoding nitrite/sulfite reductase translates to MYVYDEYDQRIIEDRVKQFRDQTRRYLAGELSEEEFRPLRLQNGLYIQRFAPMLRVAVPYGQLNARQVRTLAKIARDYDKGYAHISTRQNVQFNWPALEDIPDILAELATVQMHAIQTSGNCLRNTTTDQFAGVAADEVIDPRPWCEIVRQWTTFHPEFAYLPRKFKIAINGSKEDRAAIEVHDIGLEPVRNAAGELGFRVLVGGGLGRTPVVGSFINEFLPWQDLISYLDAILRVYNRYGRRDNKYKARIKILVKALTPEVFAEKVEAEMAHLRGGSTTLTEEEVQRVSRHFIDPDYLALDNVDYSAQDAENPGFARWRSRNTRAHKRPGYVAVTLSLKPTGVAPGDLTDKQLDAVADLAERYSFGFLRTSHEQNIILADVEQRQLHALWLELREGGFATPNIGLLTDIICCPGGDYCSLANAKSIPIAESIQRRFDDLDYLFDIGEIDLNISGCMNACGHHHVGHIGILGVDKKGEEFYQVSLGGNAARDASLGKILGPSFAQDDMADVIEKLIAVYVEQRTEEERFIDTYQRIGIDPFKERVYAANH
- the dkgB gene encoding 2,5-didehydrogluconate reductase DkgB, with the protein product MSIPSFGLGTYRLTGQAVIDSVKSALALGYRAIDTAQIYKNEADVGQAIAESGVARSELFITTKIWVDNYAADRLVPSLRESLAKLRTDYVDLLLIHWPAPGNGIELAEYMSAMADAKKLGLTRQIGVSNFNIELTRQAIDVVGQGEIATNQVELSPYLQNAKLAAYLKDQGITVTSYMTLAYGKVLKDPVLAEIASKHKATVAQVALAWAMQLGYAVTPSSTKRENLASNLLACSLKLDAEDMARIASLERNGREVSPDSLAPAWD